A genome region from Triticum aestivum cultivar Chinese Spring chromosome 2B, IWGSC CS RefSeq v2.1, whole genome shotgun sequence includes the following:
- the LOC123044013 gene encoding pentatricopeptide repeat-containing protein At4g20740, producing the protein MTSPLSPAGPADRRRRHTIYHGHRRASPYRPTVHGGLITHLRATSPGPRSSPSPSPAATTAPFHLPDWDPSSPSHSPRSSPTPSHSTSASSRRLSPLARFLLDALRRHQRWGPPVVADLSKLRRVPPTLVAEVLSAHPPPPPPLALPFFHWAGRQKGFRHCFPAFHALASLLSAAGLPAAADQLPDLIRSHGKPVSHPQLTLLVRLHTAARRPLRALYTLRRFRHEFSVQPQVHVCNRVLGALTAAGHVEDALKLFDEMAESGIRPMPVTFAIIVRALGQEGMAERILEMIGRMRDEVCRPDVFVYTALVKTMVRRGHMEGCIRVWEEMGRDGVEPDTMAYATMVEGLCNAGIVEKAAKLFEEMRRKGLLVDRIVYASLVHGYVAAGRVGDGCRILKEMVDAGYRADLKTYNILIGGLCGIGREDKAHKMFQIVLQEELVPSSETVSQLLVCYADKGEMVKFFGLVDKLVELSLPAVEFLADFLRLFACKDGRELKTLELFKTLRQKGYFSVNIYNILIENLLKIKERKKALLLFEEMKASDDCEPESCTYSLMIPCFVDEGNIEEACSCYNSMMKAEWIPSLSAYRSLVKGLCKIGEINAAVSLVSDCLGNVENGPMEFKYTLTVIEACRSKDPEKVMKVVVEMIELGYLIEELIFSAVIYGFCKYATSTGAREVFSVMRDRDIISEANFIVYEDMLNEHLKKVTADLVISGLKFFNLESKLKWRSRID; encoded by the coding sequence ATGACCTCTCCGTTATCCCCTGCCGGTCCGGCTGACCGCCGCCGCAGGCACACGATCTACCATGGCCACCGCCGCGCGTCCCCGTACCGCCCCACCGTCCATGGCGGTCTCATCACCCACCTCCGCGCCACCTCTCCTGGACcccgctcctccccctccccttcgCCCGCCGCAACCACCGCCCCTTTCCACCTCCCTGACTGGGACCCCTCCTCCCcatctcactcccctcgctcgtcGCCGACTCCGTCGCATTCCACATCTGCCTCTTCCCGCCGTCTCTCCCCGCTCGCGCGATTCTTACTCGACGCCCTCCGCCGACACCAGCGCTGGGGCCCTCCCGTCGTCGCCGACCTGTCCAAGCTCCGCCGCGTaccacccaccctcgtggctgaggtCCTCAGCGCGcacccgccaccacctcccccgctCGCCCTCCCCTTCTTCCACTGGGCCGGCCGCCAGAAGGGCTTCCGACACTGCTTCCCTGCGTTTCACGctctcgcctccctcctctccgctGCAGGCCTCCCTGCTGCCGCCGATCAGCTTCCCGACCTCATTCGCTCCCACGGGAAGCCCGTCTCTCACCCTCAGCTCACACTCCTCGTCCGGCTTCACACCGCTGCACGCCGCCCCCTCCGTGCGCTCTACACGCTCCGCCGGTTTCGACATGAGTTCTCTGTTCAGCCGCAGGTCCACGTCTGCAACCGTGTCCTCGGCGCTTTGACTGCGGCAGGGCATGTCGAGGATGCGCTCAAGCTGTTCGATGAAATGGCAGAAAGTGGCATCAGGCCTATGCCGGTCACATTTGCGATCATTGTGCGTGCTCTGGGCCAGGAAGGGATGGCGGAGAGGATCCTAGAGATGATTGGGAGGATGCGTGATGAGGTGTGCCGGCCGGATGTGTTTGTGTACACCGCTCTGGTCAAGACGATGGTGCGCAGGGGGCACATGGAGGGTTGCATCAGAGTGTGGGAGGAGATGGGGAGAGATGGTGTGGAGCCAGACACAATGGCATATGCTACAATGGTTGAGGGGCTATGCAACGCTGGGATTGTAGAGAAAGCAGCTAAATTGTTTGAGGAGATGAGGAGAAAGGGGTTGTTGGTTGACAGGATCGTGTATGCATCACTCGTCCATGGGTATGTTGCTGCTGGGAGGGTTGGGGATGGCTGTAGGATTTTGAAGGAGATGGTGGATGCTGGCTACCGCGCTGACCTCAAAACATACAACATACTCATTGGCGGTCTGTGTGGTATAGGTCGGGAGGATAAGGCACATAAGATGTTTCAGATTGTCCTTCAGGAGGAGCTAGTGCCAAGCTCTGAGACTGTTTCACAGTTACTAGTTTGCTATGCTGATAAGGGTGAGATGGTTAAATTTTTTGGATTGGTTGACAAATTGGTTGAGCTGAGCTTGCCTGCCGTAGAATTTTTAGCGGACTTCTTGAGGCTCTTTGCATGCAAGGATGGTAGGGAATTGAAGACTCTGGAATTGTTTAAGACTTTGAGACAAAAAGGGTATTTCAGTGTTAACATTTACAACATTCTTATTGAGAATCTGCTCAAGATCAAGGAGAGGAAGAAAGCATTATTACTGTTTGAGGAAATGAAAGCTTCAGATGACTGCGAGCCAGAATCATGTACATATAGTCTTATGATTCCATGTTTTGTGGATGAAGGAAATATTGAAGAGGCTTGCTCATGCTACAACTCCATGATGAAGGCTGAATGGATACCAAGTCTTTCAGCCTATCGTTCACTCGTGAAAGGGCTATGCAAGATTGGAGAGATAAATGCAGCTGTTTCACTTGTATCAGATTGTCTTGGAAATGTAGAGAATGGGCCAATGGAATTCAAGTACACCTTAACTGTTATTGAAGCTTGCCGGTCAAAAGACCCGGAGAAGGTGATGAAAGTGGTGGTTGAGATGATTGAGTTAGGTTATTTAATAGAAGAACTTATCTTCTCTGCTGTCATCTATGGATTCTGCAAGTACGCAACTTCAACTGGAGCTAGAGAGGTGTTCTCTGTTATGAGAGATAGGGATATTATTTCAGAGGCTAATTTTATTGTTTACGAGGATATGCTGAACGAGCACCTGAAGAAGGTCACTGCAGACTTGGTGATATCTGGATTGAAGTTCTTCAACCTTGAATCAAAATTGAAATGGAGAAGCAGAATTGATTGA